ATCTTGGTGCTTGGGGCAGTGGTCAGCGGCATCTGCTATCCGCTTTACAACGCCATTCAGCGGCACCCGAAAATCGGGGCACCGATGTCCGCCTTTCTCACCTGTTCGCTGGTTTTTGTGATTCTCTTTGTGCCCATCGTCTTTTTTGTGGGCAGCCTGACCCAGCAGGCTTTCGGTCTTTATCAAATGGCAAGAAGCGCGGTGCTCAGCGAGCAGGTCAACGCACTCCTGCGCGATTCGCACATCCTGGACAGAGTCAATGCATTCCTCGCCAACTTCAATTACACGATCACCGGCGAAGAAATCAAGAATGCCGTCTCAGAAATCGGTAAGTTCGTGGGCTTGTTTCTGTATGAGCAGGCCAGGGCCGTTGCCTCCAATACCCTGGCGTTCCTGGTCAACTTCCTGATGATACTGATGGTGATCTATTTCTTGTTGTTAGATGGGGAGCGGCTGATCAATTATCTGATCGAACTTTCTCCGTTGCCGGCAGACCAGGAACACATGCTGATCAACAAGTTCAAGGAGATGGCCTCTGCCGTTTTGATCGGTAACGGGTTAGGCGGATTGATCCAGGGGATCCTGGGCGGATTGGTGTTCTGGGTTTTCGGCTTTCAGTCGGCTTTTCTATGGGGTGTCATTATGGGCCTGCTGGCATTTCTTCCGATTGTCGGTATCGGCGCGGTGTTTATTCCGACGGCGATTTATCTCTTCGTCAAGGCGCATGTCGCGGCGGGCATCTTTTTTCTCGTGTTTTATGTAGTCCTCTCGGGTGGGACCGAATATATCTTCAAGCCAAAGATTGTCGGCAAGCAGGCCAAGATCCATCCCCTGTTGATTTTCTTCGCCATTATCGGCGGCCTCAAATTGTTCGGTATTCTCGGCATCATATACGGGCCTTTGGTGGTGACCGCTTTTTTGACCATGGCCGATATTTACCGGGTCAGTTACAAGCGTTTTGTGGAGAGAGAAGATCTTTAGGGGCAGCGTTCCCGGTAGCCTGTTGATCGGCTTTATAGGGGCCTGTATGCAAGCGATAAGGCATTTACAACGGCATGTTGCCGTTGCTGAGATTCGGAAAGGGAAACTATGACGACATCGGATACCCAGCCTGTGGTGAGTATCGAGAAGGAGATGAAAAAGTCTTATCTCGATTATGCCATGAGCGTGATCATCGGCCGGGCGTTGCCGGACGTGCGTGACGGACTCAAGCCGGTCCATCGACGCGTGCTCTTCGCCATGCGCGAGCTGAAAAACGACTACAATAAACCTTACAAAAAATCCGCGCGTATCGTTGGTGATGTGATCGGTAAATATCATCCCCATGGCGACACGGCGGTCTACGATACCATCGTACGCATGGCCCAGGATTTTTCCATGCGCTACACCCTGGTGGACGGGCAGGGTAACTTCGGCTCCATCGACGGCGATTCACCTGCCGCCATGCGCTATACCGAAGTCCGCATGACGCGCCTGGCCCACGAGATGTTGGAAGATTTGGACAAAGAAACCGTCGATTTTAGCCCCAATTACGATGAATCGTTGCTTGAGCCGACAGTTTTACCTTCCAAGCTGCCGGCACTCATGGTCAATGGGTCGGCGGGTATCGCCGTGGGAATGGCCACCAATATTCCACCACACAATCTTTCGGAGGTGGTCGATGCGACCATCGCGCTGATCAACCAGCCGGAATTGACCTGCGATGAGCTGATGCACTATCTGCCGGGACCCGATTTCCCCACTGGCGGG
This Desulfatitalea tepidiphila DNA region includes the following protein-coding sequences:
- a CDS encoding AI-2E family transporter is translated as MGDLNARNPILWFFLACFIGTIFTLGWLLKPFFPILVLGAVVSGICYPLYNAIQRHPKIGAPMSAFLTCSLVFVILFVPIVFFVGSLTQQAFGLYQMARSAVLSEQVNALLRDSHILDRVNAFLANFNYTITGEEIKNAVSEIGKFVGLFLYEQARAVASNTLAFLVNFLMILMVIYFLLLDGERLINYLIELSPLPADQEHMLINKFKEMASAVLIGNGLGGLIQGILGGLVFWVFGFQSAFLWGVIMGLLAFLPIVGIGAVFIPTAIYLFVKAHVAAGIFFLVFYVVLSGGTEYIFKPKIVGKQAKIHPLLIFFAIIGGLKLFGILGIIYGPLVVTAFLTMADIYRVSYKRFVEREDL